From Bacillus basilensis, a single genomic window includes:
- a CDS encoding ComEC/Rec2 family competence protein → MRSMRSILLLISVLLCFSLNSASAKRYMMSIHTASPLHMQRQHFGKMKVSFLKVGQGDATLITLPNGQTMLIDGGPYEAGEVIIQKLIEKGINHLDAIVSTHPDMDHIGGLIPIVEQMPVSLILDSGKTYSSLTYHTYRTNIKKRGIPFISVKEGQHIPLDPHVSIQVLNNGKSKDENNESSIVLKIRYGKADFLLMGDADVRTENEILKQFDVHADVLKVGHHGSYTSTSERFIKKVEPQFAILSYGSRNPYGHPHQSVVRRLKRHGIMMYGTNRRTVEMETDGEHITIESSGLMPLLK, encoded by the coding sequence ATGAGAAGTATGCGAAGTATTTTATTATTAATTTCTGTTTTGTTATGCTTTTCCTTAAATAGTGCATCGGCCAAAAGGTATATGATGTCTATTCATACCGCGTCTCCTTTACATATGCAACGGCAACATTTTGGTAAAATGAAAGTGAGTTTCTTAAAAGTTGGACAAGGTGATGCAACACTTATTACATTGCCAAATGGACAAACGATGTTAATTGATGGAGGACCTTATGAAGCTGGTGAGGTTATCATCCAAAAACTAATTGAAAAAGGAATTAATCATTTAGATGCTATCGTCAGTACTCATCCTGATATGGATCACATTGGAGGGCTCATTCCGATTGTAGAGCAAATGCCGGTATCACTTATATTAGATAGTGGAAAAACATATAGTTCTCTTACTTATCATACGTATCGAACTAATATAAAGAAAAGGGGAATCCCTTTCATTTCAGTAAAAGAGGGCCAACACATACCGCTAGATCCGCATGTTTCCATACAAGTATTAAACAACGGGAAGTCCAAAGATGAAAATAATGAATCTTCAATTGTATTAAAGATTCGGTATGGTAAGGCAGATTTTTTACTAATGGGTGATGCTGATGTGCGGACGGAAAATGAAATATTAAAGCAATTTGATGTACATGCAGATGTGTTAAAGGTGGGACATCATGGCTCATATACTTCAACAAGTGAAAGGTTTATAAAGAAGGTAGAACCACAGTTCGCGATTCTTTCATATGGGAGCAGAAATCCGTATGGACATCCGCATCAAAGTGTAGTGAGACGATTAAAACGACATGGTATAATGATGTATGGAACAAATAGACGTACAGTAGAAATGGAAACAGATGGCGAACATATTACAATAGAATCTAGCGGATTAATGCCATTACTGAAGTGA
- the scpB gene encoding segregation/condensation protein ScpB produces MDRTEQKSIIEGLLFVSGDEGIYPEQIAKVLEIEGNEVIDILEEMQKECEGAHRGLQIVQYAKVYRFATKKEHASYYQKLIDIPTAASLSQAALETLAIVAYRQPITRTEMEEIRGVKTDKALQTLVSHLLIKEMGRAEGPGRPILYGTTKEFLDTFGLKTLDDLPPLSEENEQMNEADLFFGSLQEISK; encoded by the coding sequence ATGGATAGAACAGAACAGAAATCAATCATTGAAGGGCTTTTATTTGTTTCTGGTGATGAAGGGATTTACCCAGAACAAATAGCGAAAGTCCTTGAAATTGAAGGAAATGAAGTAATCGATATTTTAGAAGAAATGCAAAAAGAATGTGAAGGTGCACACCGCGGTTTGCAAATTGTACAGTATGCAAAAGTATATCGTTTTGCTACAAAGAAAGAACATGCGTCGTACTATCAAAAACTAATAGATATCCCAACAGCTGCTTCACTCTCTCAGGCCGCTCTAGAAACGTTAGCGATTGTTGCATATCGTCAACCAATCACGAGAACTGAAATGGAAGAGATTAGAGGAGTAAAAACCGATAAAGCGTTACAAACGTTAGTTTCACACTTACTTATAAAAGAAATGGGAAGAGCAGAAGGGCCAGGGCGTCCTATTTTATATGGAACGACGAAAGAATTTTTGGATACGTTTGGATTGAAAACATTAGATGATTTACCTCCGCTTTCTGAAGAGAACGAACAAATGAATGAAGCGGATTTATTCTTCGGTTCTTTACAAGAGATATCGAAATAA
- the scpA gene encoding segregation/condensation protein A, with translation MQYNFKVEAFEGPLDLLLHLIHRYEIDIYNIPVAEITEQYLSYVHTMKELQLDVASEYLVMAATLLQIKSKMLLPKHEEDVLDNGDDFIDDPRQELMERLIEYKKYKQVATELKEREQERAQLYTRPPIDFTSLQQEEETSLPLDVTLYDMLAAFQKLMRRKKAKTPVTTRITRQEIPIEQRMTDILKQLEIQGGRQSFYDLFVDDEREIMVVTFLAVLELMKNQQIIIEQEHNFDEIFVSSSTKSA, from the coding sequence GTGCAGTATAATTTTAAAGTAGAGGCTTTTGAAGGGCCTTTAGATTTATTGTTACATTTAATACATCGTTATGAAATTGACATATATAATATTCCTGTAGCGGAAATTACAGAGCAATATTTATCTTATGTTCATACGATGAAAGAACTACAATTAGATGTTGCAAGTGAGTATTTAGTAATGGCTGCAACGTTATTACAAATTAAAAGTAAAATGTTGTTGCCCAAACATGAGGAAGATGTACTTGATAACGGTGATGACTTTATAGATGATCCTCGTCAAGAATTGATGGAGAGGTTAATTGAATATAAGAAATATAAGCAAGTTGCTACTGAGCTAAAAGAAAGAGAACAAGAAAGAGCACAGCTATATACACGTCCGCCAATTGATTTTACATCATTGCAACAAGAAGAGGAGACAAGCTTGCCTCTTGATGTTACGTTATATGATATGCTAGCGGCATTTCAAAAATTAATGCGCCGTAAAAAAGCAAAGACACCTGTAACAACACGTATTACTCGTCAAGAAATACCGATTGAACAGCGCATGACTGATATTTTAAAGCAGTTAGAAATACAAGGTGGTCGTCAAAGTTTTTATGATTTGTTTGTTGATGATGAACGAGAAATAATGGTTGTAACATTCTTAGCGGTACTTGAGCTTATGAAAAATCAACAAATCATAATCGAACAAGAACATAATTTTGATGAAATTTTCGTATCAAGCTCTACTAAATCTGCATAG
- a CDS encoding YjcZ family sporulation protein, whose amino-acid sequence MGHVDCGFSGGFALLVVLFILLIIVGAACFC is encoded by the coding sequence ATGGGTCACGTTGATTGCGGTTTTAGCGGTGGGTTCGCATTACTTGTTGTATTGTTTATTTTACTAATTATTGTAGGGGCAGCTTGCTTCTGCTAA
- a CDS encoding DUF309 domain-containing protein, with translation MYPTEYIQFLIHFHGDYDYFECHEILEEYWKTKPRGNRDNYLVGLIQIAVSLYHQRRFNWNGAEKMMKSAITILEKNSAPLLRLGINQTQLLFLLEDRLQSIQREEDFTPLFLPLSDTALENYCIELCQKQNLPWKDVNATSNEYIIHKHTLRDRTEVIAERNEQLQKRKQR, from the coding sequence ATGTATCCTACCGAATACATACAATTTTTAATTCATTTTCATGGAGATTATGATTATTTTGAATGCCACGAAATACTGGAAGAATATTGGAAAACAAAACCGAGAGGAAATCGTGATAATTATTTAGTCGGTCTTATTCAAATTGCAGTTTCTTTATACCATCAAAGACGCTTTAACTGGAATGGCGCAGAGAAGATGATGAAAAGCGCCATAACGATTTTAGAAAAAAACAGTGCACCTTTACTACGTTTAGGAATAAATCAGACACAACTTCTATTCTTACTCGAGGATAGATTACAATCTATACAGAGAGAAGAAGATTTTACACCGTTATTTTTACCATTATCAGATACAGCATTAGAAAATTACTGCATAGAATTATGCCAGAAACAAAACCTCCCTTGGAAAGACGTAAATGCTACTTCTAATGAATATATAATACATAAACACACATTACGTGATCGAACAGAAGTCATCGCTGAACGAAACGAACAATTACAAAAAAGAAAGCAGAGATAA
- the ribT gene encoding GNAT family N-acetyltransferase RibT yields the protein MLIRFKKSYEKIAMGLLSFMPTEKDVKTLQLTMKEYEAKDDWQLYLWKQNEDFVGIMGIVKKENQVLEIQHLSVNPSHRHMGIGTKMVQELKSKFLEFTICGNEQTASFCKKCKGLEQNIHS from the coding sequence ATGTTAATTCGTTTTAAAAAAAGTTATGAAAAGATTGCAATGGGGCTTCTTTCGTTTATGCCAACTGAAAAAGATGTGAAAACATTACAATTGACTATGAAAGAGTATGAAGCAAAAGATGATTGGCAATTGTATTTGTGGAAACAAAATGAAGATTTTGTTGGGATAATGGGGATTGTAAAAAAAGAGAATCAAGTTTTGGAAATTCAGCATTTGAGTGTGAACCCGTCTCACCGTCATATGGGTATTGGGACGAAGATGGTTCAAGAGTTAAAGAGTAAATTTCTTGAGTTTACAATTTGCGGAAATGAGCAAACAGCAAGTTTTTGCAAAAAGTGTAAAGGGCTTGAACAAAATATACATTCGTGA
- a CDS encoding peptidylprolyl isomerase — protein sequence MKTLGYILMENGEKIDLEFFPEEAPKTVENFKKLAEQGFYDGVSFHRVIPGFVSQGGDPTGTGAGGPGYSIACETDGNPHRHLVGSLSMAHAGRNTGGSQFFIVHEPQPHLDGVHTVFGKATSGIETVLNMRQGDVMKEVKVWEE from the coding sequence ATGAAAACTTTAGGATACATATTAATGGAAAACGGTGAAAAAATCGACTTGGAATTTTTCCCAGAAGAAGCACCGAAAACAGTAGAAAACTTTAAAAAATTAGCAGAGCAAGGATTTTATGATGGTGTGTCATTCCACCGTGTTATTCCTGGCTTCGTAAGCCAAGGTGGAGACCCAACAGGAACAGGTGCAGGTGGCCCAGGTTACTCTATCGCATGTGAAACTGATGGAAATCCTCATAGACACCTTGTAGGATCACTTTCTATGGCTCATGCTGGCCGTAACACAGGCGGTAGCCAATTCTTTATCGTTCATGAGCCACAGCCACATTTAGATGGTGTGCATACTGTGTTCGGTAAAGCAACAAGCGGTATTGAAACAGTATTAAACATGCGTCAAGGTGATGTAATGAAAGAAGTTAAAGTTTGGGAAGAATAA
- a CDS encoding DUF1002 domain-containing protein, with product MKTKLLALLLAVTVFMMPTASFADIIEGESIVTLGENLSEQQKQDLLKEMKAPKDATIITVSNAEEHKFLEGIVPKAQIGTRAISSSMITYTKPGSGLIVRSKNINSITDAMYTNALITAGVKDAEIQITAPFKVSGTAALTGLMKAYETTSNKAIPEEVKKVANEEMVQTAQLGDKIGEEKAVQLVAKIKEEIAKEQPQTTEDLRSLIKKIADQLGITLTDEQLDNLVALFDKMKNLNIDWNQVGSQLNKAKEHVSAFLGSEEGQSFLDKVKDFFSSIIDFVKSLFK from the coding sequence GTGAAAACGAAATTACTAGCTCTGCTATTAGCTGTAACGGTATTTATGATGCCAACAGCTTCGTTTGCAGACATCATCGAGGGAGAATCAATTGTTACACTAGGAGAGAACTTATCCGAACAGCAAAAGCAAGATCTGTTAAAAGAAATGAAAGCACCGAAAGATGCTACGATCATTACTGTATCTAATGCGGAAGAACATAAATTTCTAGAAGGCATTGTTCCAAAAGCACAAATTGGCACGAGAGCAATTTCCTCTTCTATGATTACATACACAAAACCAGGATCTGGTCTTATTGTACGTTCAAAAAACATTAATTCGATAACAGATGCAATGTACACAAACGCACTTATTACAGCGGGTGTGAAAGATGCGGAGATTCAAATCACCGCACCATTTAAAGTTTCAGGAACTGCTGCTTTAACAGGTTTAATGAAGGCCTATGAAACAACATCGAACAAAGCAATTCCTGAAGAAGTAAAAAAAGTAGCTAATGAAGAAATGGTGCAAACAGCCCAGCTCGGCGATAAAATTGGTGAAGAAAAAGCAGTTCAACTTGTTGCAAAAATTAAAGAAGAGATTGCAAAAGAGCAGCCACAAACGACTGAAGATTTACGTTCATTAATTAAAAAAATTGCTGATCAACTTGGTATTACATTAACGGATGAACAGTTAGATAACTTAGTAGCGTTATTTGATAAGATGAAAAATCTTAATATCGATTGGAATCAAGTTGGCAGTCAGTTAAATAAAGCAAAAGAACACGTTTCTGCCTTTTTAGGATCTGAAGAAGGGCAAAGTTTCCTAGATAAAGTAAAAGATTTCTTCTCAAGTATCATTGATTTTGTTAAATCGTTATTCAAGTAA
- a CDS encoding Cof-type HAD-IIB family hydrolase — protein MEGEEDMIKLFVSDLDDTLVYDVNHMQKEDERALCWLAEKGTKICFASGRFTHRIDEVVNRFAFPYYTTSLNGATMLLPDGKIFHESSFEDGIAQEIYRYIHKKGLADIVCANEQRYTKRKNEHHHTFETYMGVHIAEIEALEEEFGKTVHPAKLFVFGEEETVVALNQELRDTFQSEAEVFMSGKRYVDIMPRGVSKGSALRRLMEHLQIEANEVACIGDSFNDISMFEVTPHSFTLHHAHPYVKEKANHVVRSVEEAIMKLPLLV, from the coding sequence ATGGAAGGGGAAGAGGACATGATTAAATTATTTGTAAGTGATTTAGATGACACGCTCGTTTACGATGTGAATCATATGCAAAAAGAAGATGAACGTGCACTTTGTTGGTTAGCTGAAAAAGGGACAAAGATTTGTTTTGCCTCTGGCCGCTTTACTCATCGAATTGATGAAGTCGTAAATAGGTTTGCATTCCCGTATTACACAACTAGTTTAAATGGAGCGACGATGTTACTGCCGGATGGAAAAATATTTCATGAATCAAGCTTTGAAGATGGGATTGCCCAGGAAATATATCGATATATCCATAAAAAGGGACTAGCAGATATTGTTTGTGCAAATGAGCAACGGTATACAAAAAGAAAGAATGAACATCATCATACTTTTGAAACGTATATGGGCGTACATATTGCTGAGATAGAAGCATTAGAAGAGGAATTTGGTAAGACTGTACATCCTGCGAAATTGTTTGTTTTTGGGGAAGAAGAGACGGTTGTAGCGTTAAATCAAGAGTTACGAGATACATTTCAGAGCGAAGCAGAAGTTTTTATGTCTGGTAAACGCTATGTTGACATTATGCCAAGGGGAGTAAGTAAAGGGAGTGCTTTAAGGCGACTAATGGAACATTTGCAAATTGAAGCAAATGAAGTCGCATGTATTGGAGATTCTTTCAATGATATTTCTATGTTTGAAGTAACCCCGCATTCATTTACTCTTCATCATGCTCATCCATATGTGAAGGAGAAGGCGAATCATGTTGTTCGGTCGGTAGAAGAAGCTATTATGAAATTGCCGTTACTTGTATAA
- the spoVAF gene encoding spore germination protein SpoVAF, translating to MTKPKKVEIPISSFISDNENYLKQTAGLGITYDVGIRKFQILNKEIGVLFVNGLCDTNYIIPILEEAVDTNEIRDVEEDTVKLLENRLIHQQVSKVKTMDEVMLQVLSGLIIIFVEGETEAFAIDVRSYPGRTPTEPDTEKVVRGARDGFVENIVVNTALIRRRIRDPRLRNEMIRVGDRSQTDICITYVQDVANPDLVKIIKQELNNIEVDGITMADKTIEEFVVKQGYNPFPLIRYTERPDVAANHLLEGHVLVLVDTSPSAMITPTTYFHHLQHAEEFRQNPAVGTFLRWVRFLGVIFSLFLLPFWLVFVFDPTLLPESLAFIGPNKMTHLPILLQILMAEIGLEFLRMAAIHTPTSLSSAAGLISAILIGQIAIDVGLFVPEVILYVAVSMIGAYATPSYELGLGNKVGKLFVIILTGIFHEMGFVVGMTILILFLTSIKSLQTPYLWPFLPFDWGALTKILLRPTMSSLKVRPSIVRPQNVRRQK from the coding sequence ATGACGAAGCCTAAAAAGGTAGAAATCCCTATTTCATCTTTCATAAGTGATAATGAAAATTACTTAAAGCAAACAGCTGGACTGGGTATTACATACGATGTTGGTATTCGTAAATTTCAAATTTTAAATAAAGAAATTGGTGTGTTATTTGTAAACGGACTTTGTGATACAAATTATATTATCCCTATTTTAGAAGAAGCGGTGGATACGAATGAAATAAGAGATGTAGAAGAAGATACAGTGAAGCTTTTAGAGAATCGTTTAATTCATCAACAAGTAAGTAAAGTGAAAACGATGGATGAGGTAATGCTTCAAGTATTATCAGGACTCATTATTATATTTGTGGAAGGAGAAACGGAAGCTTTTGCGATAGATGTTCGTAGTTATCCAGGACGAACACCAACAGAACCAGATACAGAAAAGGTAGTACGTGGTGCAAGGGATGGATTTGTTGAAAATATCGTTGTAAATACAGCATTAATTCGTAGAAGGATACGTGACCCACGTCTTCGAAATGAAATGATTCGAGTAGGAGATCGATCACAAACGGATATTTGTATTACATATGTACAAGATGTTGCAAATCCGGATTTAGTTAAGATTATAAAACAAGAATTAAATAACATTGAAGTAGACGGGATTACGATGGCGGATAAAACGATAGAGGAATTTGTAGTTAAACAAGGCTATAATCCCTTCCCGCTTATTCGATACACAGAAAGACCAGATGTAGCGGCAAATCATCTACTAGAAGGACACGTGCTAGTACTTGTTGATACATCACCGAGTGCTATGATTACTCCAACAACATATTTTCATCATTTACAGCATGCAGAAGAGTTTAGACAAAATCCAGCTGTAGGTACATTTTTACGTTGGGTACGTTTTTTAGGTGTTATATTTTCGCTGTTCTTATTACCATTTTGGTTAGTTTTTGTATTTGATCCAACTCTTTTACCAGAAAGTCTTGCTTTCATTGGACCAAACAAGATGACGCACTTACCAATTTTATTACAAATTTTGATGGCTGAAATTGGACTTGAATTTTTAAGGATGGCTGCCATTCATACACCGACATCATTATCATCTGCAGCAGGATTAATTTCTGCCATATTAATTGGTCAAATTGCAATTGATGTAGGTTTGTTTGTACCAGAAGTAATTTTATACGTAGCAGTTTCTATGATTGGAGCATATGCAACACCGAGTTATGAACTAGGGCTTGGGAATAAAGTCGGAAAGCTATTCGTCATTATTTTGACAGGTATATTTCATGAAATGGGATTCGTAGTCGGAATGACGATATTGATTTTATTTTTAACGTCTATAAAAAGTCTGCAAACACCGTATTTATGGCCGTTTTTACCATTTGATTGGGGGGCATTAACAAAAATTCTACTCCGTCCAACGATGTCTAGTTTAAAAGTGCGCCCAAGTATTGTAAGACCTCAAAATGTAAGAAGGCAAAAATAA
- a CDS encoding stage V sporulation protein AE encodes MRRRVVLVTDGDEYAKRTIELLTKEFGGRCISASQSNPTKLTGKKVVELIMQTPYDPVFVMFDDSGFIGEGSGEKALKYVATHKQIDVLGILAVASNTHHWEWARVDVSVDRNGNLTEYGVDKFGLPDGEVGRISGDTIYCLDDLNVPVIVGVGDIGKMCGNDEWERGSPITRKAIQLILERSGFYDEA; translated from the coding sequence ATGAGACGAAGGGTTGTTTTGGTCACAGATGGAGATGAATATGCAAAGCGAACAATTGAGCTTTTAACGAAGGAATTTGGGGGAAGGTGTATTTCAGCATCACAAAGTAATCCAACCAAATTGACAGGGAAGAAAGTTGTTGAGCTTATTATGCAAACGCCATATGACCCTGTATTTGTCATGTTTGATGACAGCGGATTTATTGGAGAAGGATCTGGTGAAAAAGCTTTAAAATATGTAGCCACGCATAAACAAATTGATGTACTGGGGATTTTGGCAGTAGCGTCTAATACACATCATTGGGAATGGGCACGTGTAGATGTAAGTGTAGATCGAAATGGGAATTTAACCGAATACGGCGTTGACAAATTTGGACTTCCAGATGGTGAAGTTGGCAGAATTAGTGGAGATACAATTTATTGTTTGGATGACTTGAATGTTCCTGTCATTGTTGGTGTCGGTGACATTGGTAAGATGTGTGGAAATGATGAATGGGAGAGAGGGTCACCTATTACTAGAAAAGCGATTCAATTAATTTTGGAAAGGAGTGGTTTTTATGACGAAGCCTAA
- the spoVAE gene encoding stage V sporulation protein AE: protein MDFIYAFLVGGAICVIGQVLLDFAKLTPAHLMATFVVVGAVLDGFGLYDKLIKFAGAGATVPITSFGHSLLHGAMHAAEKHGYIGIGMGMFNLTSAGISAAILFSFFVALICKPKG from the coding sequence GTGGATTTTATATATGCATTTCTTGTAGGAGGCGCTATTTGTGTAATTGGACAAGTATTGTTAGATTTCGCAAAGTTAACACCAGCCCATTTAATGGCTACCTTTGTAGTCGTAGGAGCAGTTTTAGATGGATTCGGGCTGTACGATAAGCTTATAAAGTTTGCTGGTGCTGGTGCGACAGTTCCTATTACAAGTTTTGGACATTCACTATTACATGGGGCAATGCATGCGGCAGAAAAACACGGATATATAGGGATTGGTATGGGTATGTTTAATTTAACGTCTGCAGGAATTTCTGCAGCGATATTATTTTCATTTTTTGTAGCACTTATATGTAAACCGAAAGGATAA
- the spoVAD gene encoding stage V sporulation protein AD has protein sequence MRLTGKQTWVFQNDIYVNATGTAVGPKEAEGPLGKDFDISYDDLHCGEENWELAERRLMSDSIQQVVQKGNVETSQIDFFLAGDLLNQTVTANYVARKWGIPFLGMFSACATSMETLAVGSAFIDGGFANRVLATVSSHNATAERQFRYPTEYGGQKPGTANSTVTGAGSILISKEKSAIKITAATIGKVQDLGIANPLDMGSAMAPAAAHTIQQHFEDLKRSAADYDLIVTGDLSAVGTPIAKQLLLEEGYDIGHIYNDCGLMIYDSGQEEVFAGGSGCACSAVVTYGHLLSEMQKGNLQRIFVVATGALLSPMMMQQKETIPTIAHGVVFERVKGE, from the coding sequence ATGAGGTTGACAGGAAAACAAACGTGGGTATTTCAAAATGATATTTATGTGAATGCAACCGGTACTGCCGTTGGTCCAAAAGAAGCTGAAGGACCTCTTGGAAAGGATTTTGATATTTCATATGATGATTTACATTGCGGAGAGGAAAACTGGGAACTTGCTGAACGAAGATTAATGTCAGATTCTATTCAACAAGTTGTACAAAAAGGAAATGTAGAAACATCACAAATTGATTTCTTTTTAGCGGGCGATTTATTAAATCAAACAGTGACAGCAAATTACGTTGCGCGTAAGTGGGGGATTCCTTTTTTAGGGATGTTTAGTGCTTGTGCGACTTCGATGGAGACTTTAGCGGTTGGATCAGCCTTTATAGATGGTGGATTTGCAAATCGTGTCTTAGCGACAGTAAGTAGTCATAATGCAACGGCTGAAAGACAGTTTCGTTATCCAACAGAGTATGGGGGACAAAAACCGGGAACCGCAAATTCCACTGTTACAGGTGCAGGATCTATATTAATTAGTAAAGAAAAAAGTGCCATTAAAATTACGGCAGCTACGATTGGAAAAGTGCAAGACTTAGGAATTGCGAATCCTTTAGATATGGGATCGGCGATGGCGCCGGCTGCTGCTCATACAATTCAACAACATTTTGAAGATTTGAAGAGAAGTGCAGCTGATTATGATTTGATTGTTACCGGTGATTTATCAGCTGTTGGGACACCAATTGCGAAACAGCTTTTACTGGAAGAAGGTTATGATATTGGGCATATATATAATGATTGCGGATTAATGATATATGATTCCGGTCAAGAAGAAGTATTTGCAGGTGGTAGTGGCTGTGCTTGTTCAGCTGTTGTCACATATGGTCATTTATTAAGTGAGATGCAAAAAGGGAATTTACAACGGATTTTTGTCGTTGCTACTGGTGCGTTATTAAGCCCGATGATGATGCAGCAGAAAGAAACAATTCCAACAATTGCACATGGTGTCGTATTTGAGAGAGTGAAGGGAGAGTGA
- the spoVAC gene encoding stage V sporulation protein AC: MTGRKLKDDYINKVKEYHPKPNYFINCVKAFLVGGFICTVGEVLMKFYINYFHFSEQEAGNPTVATLVLLSAILTGCGVYDKIGQFAGAGSAVPVTGFANSMASAALEHKSEGIVLGVATNMFKLAGSVIVFGVVGAYIIGLIRYTFQILMS; encoded by the coding sequence ATGACAGGGCGAAAACTAAAGGATGATTACATAAATAAAGTGAAGGAGTACCATCCAAAACCAAACTATTTCATAAATTGTGTTAAGGCATTTCTTGTAGGCGGATTCATTTGTACTGTCGGAGAAGTATTGATGAAATTTTATATAAATTATTTTCATTTCAGTGAACAAGAGGCAGGAAATCCGACAGTTGCAACTCTTGTATTATTATCAGCGATTTTAACGGGTTGTGGTGTATATGATAAAATCGGTCAATTTGCTGGAGCAGGATCAGCCGTACCTGTTACAGGATTTGCGAATTCTATGGCGAGCGCTGCGCTAGAACATAAGAGTGAAGGAATTGTGCTTGGGGTTGCTACAAATATGTTTAAGCTTGCAGGAAGTGTTATCGTTTTTGGGGTCGTTGGTGCATACATTATTGGGTTAATAAGATATACATTTCAAATTTTGATGTCCTAA
- the spoVAB gene encoding stage V sporulation protein SpoVAB, which yields MIESGLVILIGLAGGIAVGSGYVAFLAVLGIIPRLAQLTRSGKHIQYFEWAVIAGTLTGAWCSLKNVTFQTSQYWLVILGIFCGTFIGMLAAALTEVLNVLPILAKRVGVEGKIVVLLVALVLGKVIGSLFHWIYFVK from the coding sequence ATGATTGAGTCTGGGCTTGTTATTTTAATTGGTTTAGCGGGAGGAATTGCAGTAGGTAGCGGATATGTCGCATTTTTAGCTGTACTTGGAATAATCCCCCGCTTAGCTCAATTAACGAGAAGTGGAAAGCATATTCAATATTTTGAGTGGGCGGTTATTGCAGGTACGTTAACAGGGGCTTGGTGTAGCTTGAAAAATGTTACATTTCAAACATCGCAATATTGGCTTGTTATATTAGGTATATTTTGTGGCACATTCATTGGAATGCTTGCGGCCGCATTAACAGAAGTTTTAAATGTTTTACCTATTTTAGCGAAACGAGTAGGGGTAGAAGGGAAAATCGTTGTTTTACTCGTTGCTCTTGTACTTGGAAAAGTAATAGGCTCGTTGTTTCACTGGATTTATTTCGTAAAGTAG
- the spoVAA gene encoding stage V sporulation protein SpoVAA, whose protein sequence is MEQTIYIKMRNRLKVSPTYEVKLGDVAQLAGDALVVQSLQDEVVYKITAHDKTHVVIDVMKIIEIIQQKAAHIQINLLGSGQTLVEIIYEKKKVHPIFFGLVWLLLFIGAALAIIYFHEDVSMQQVHQRLYYMITGEFKAQPLLFQIPYSLGLGLGMVLFFNHVFQKRINEEPSPLEVEMFQYQQSLDQYVIVHENKDNMKQLTDD, encoded by the coding sequence TTGGAACAAACAATTTATATCAAAATGCGTAATCGATTAAAAGTTTCTCCTACGTATGAAGTAAAGCTGGGTGATGTTGCTCAACTTGCTGGAGATGCTCTGGTAGTTCAGTCGTTACAGGATGAGGTAGTTTACAAAATAACAGCGCATGATAAGACGCATGTTGTAATTGATGTTATGAAAATTATTGAGATTATTCAACAAAAAGCGGCCCATATACAAATTAATTTACTTGGTTCTGGACAAACTCTTGTTGAAATTATATATGAAAAAAAGAAAGTACATCCGATTTTCTTCGGACTTGTATGGTTGTTACTTTTCATTGGAGCAGCCCTTGCGATCATTTATTTCCATGAAGATGTAAGTATGCAACAAGTACATCAGCGGTTATATTACATGATTACGGGAGAATTTAAGGCGCAACCACTTCTATTTCAAATTCCTTATTCATTAGGTCTTGGGTTAGGTATGGTCTTATTTTTTAATCATGTATTTCAAAAGCGAATTAATGAAGAGCCGAGCCCGTTAGAAGTTGAGATGTTCCAATATCAGCAGTCACTGGATCAATATGTAATTGTCCATGAAAACAAGGATAATATGAAACAACTTACCGATGATTGA